A genomic region of Desulfobulbaceae bacterium DB1 contains the following coding sequences:
- a CDS encoding DNA recombination-dependent growth factor C, with amino-acid sequence MGLLSSSATFVRYAVEGEMVPNFLDFAAERIKDNAFRDIDDNYEERSVGWVSVLSMFDSSFEYASFAVGDYIVLTMRIDERKVAPNVLKKFTLKEEERLKKERQVPKLSRSQKIEIKENVKLMLLKKAVPVPATYDLCWNLSQGNLLFFSTSLKAQTELEDFFKKTFDLSLRLQIPYLTAEHLLEPDVHDALSRLSPDILI; translated from the coding sequence ATGGGGCTTTTATCCTCTTCAGCAACCTTTGTCCGCTATGCCGTTGAAGGCGAGATGGTGCCGAATTTTCTTGATTTTGCCGCTGAACGAATCAAGGACAATGCCTTTCGCGATATCGACGACAATTATGAAGAGCGGTCGGTCGGCTGGGTCTCGGTGCTCAGCATGTTTGACTCTTCCTTCGAGTATGCCTCCTTTGCCGTCGGCGATTACATTGTGCTCACCATGCGCATCGACGAACGCAAGGTTGCTCCCAATGTTTTGAAAAAATTTACCTTGAAAGAAGAAGAACGGCTTAAAAAAGAACGGCAGGTTCCAAAATTAAGCCGGTCGCAGAAAATAGAAATCAAGGAAAATGTCAAATTGATGCTGCTGAAAAAAGCGGTTCCGGTTCCGGCGACCTATGATCTCTGCTGGAATCTTTCCCAGGGCAACCTGCTTTTTTTTTCCACCAGCCTCAAAGCGCAGACCGAGCTGGAAGATTTCTTTAAAAAAACTTTCGATCTCTCCCTGCGGCTGCAAATCCCCTATCTTACCGCCGAACATCTTCTCGAACCGGACGTCCATGACGCCCTGTCACGTCTTTCTCCGGACATTCTCATTTAA